A section of the Cuniculiplasma divulgatum genome encodes:
- a CDS encoding DNA-directed RNA polymerase subunit K: protein MSFTKFEKARIIGARALQISMGAPVIIDIPPHIMDPVDIAIMEFDNNVIPITIKRENEKQD from the coding sequence ATGTCGTTCACCAAATTTGAAAAAGCTAGGATTATAGGTGCACGGGCCCTTCAGATTTCCATGGGTGCCCCGGTTATTATTGATATCCCACCTCACATCATGGACCCTGTGGACATAGCAATAATGGAATTCGATAACAATGTCATCCCCATAACAATAAAAAGAGAAAATGAGAAGCAGGACTGA
- a CDS encoding ISNCY family transposase → MFGIYHTFVITQDQYEAFRDNINTLIEEYRQKFSVPVISDTKKYEEIYRKRLLGMSVELRSMIDHASSIAINEYGRPSLLNAKEKAFILLTKEIMKLSNRRMAYGLPLFGIDRIISYKTVERLYSDPLVIMILNNLFIETLRKKEIGKCDAAGDGTGYSLTVTKHYRSMREKHGESVKKGQFVYSFALMDLSTRMYIGYAVSLRSERDAYMKALDMIANLRIDLESIRLDRYYSGQSILDDFSENTRIFIIPKKNSRIRGPWAWRHMILRFMNDPIAYLREYFKRSNSEAGFSSDKRSTGHMIFQRRKDRIETSGFCKGLLHNLMLVNG, encoded by the coding sequence ATATTCGGTATATATCATACTTTCGTGATCACCCAGGATCAGTACGAGGCATTCAGGGATAACATCAACACACTGATAGAAGAGTACAGGCAGAAATTCTCAGTGCCGGTGATCTCAGATACAAAGAAATATGAGGAAATATACAGGAAAAGACTTCTTGGAATGTCAGTGGAACTCAGATCCATGATCGATCATGCATCCTCCATTGCCATAAATGAATATGGCAGGCCATCTTTACTGAACGCTAAGGAGAAAGCATTCATACTCCTGACAAAGGAGATAATGAAGCTAAGCAACAGGAGAATGGCATATGGGCTGCCGCTGTTTGGAATTGACAGAATCATCTCATACAAGACCGTTGAAAGGCTCTATTCAGATCCCCTTGTTATCATGATACTGAACAACCTCTTCATTGAAACACTGAGGAAAAAGGAGATCGGGAAATGTGATGCTGCTGGCGATGGAACAGGCTATTCCCTCACTGTAACCAAGCATTACCGATCAATGAGGGAGAAACATGGAGAATCCGTAAAGAAAGGGCAGTTCGTCTATTCATTCGCCCTGATGGACCTCAGTACAAGGATGTACATTGGGTATGCCGTCTCCCTCAGATCGGAGAGGGACGCATACATGAAAGCCCTGGACATGATCGCCAATCTGAGGATAGATCTGGAAAGCATCAGGCTGGACAGATACTATTCTGGACAGAGCATACTTGATGACTTCTCTGAAAACACAAGGATATTCATCATACCGAAGAAGAATTCCAGAATAAGGGGGCCATGGGCATGGAGGCATATGATCCTTAGGTTCATGAACGATCCCATAGCATACCTGAGGGAATACTTCAAAAGAAGCAACTCCGAGGCAGGATTCTCCTCAGACAAGAGATCGACAGGGCACATGATATTCCAGAGAAGAAAAGATCGTATAGAGACCTCAGGATTCTGCAAGGGACTTCTGCACAACCTGATGCTTGTGAATGGGTAG
- the metG gene encoding methionine--tRNA ligase produces the protein MKILVNCALPYANGPLHPGHIAGAYLNADIFVRYQRMRGNEVLFVSGSDEHGTPITITAEKEKVDPYVISSRFHEEHLETFRNLDINFDIFSRTTYPEHSETVKEFFMHFYRNGLLKERMMVSPFCPTDGRFMPDRYIEGTCPYCGYTQARGDQCDNCGRTLDPQELIDPRCILHGTAPEFRETKHLFFQLEEFQEKLLEWLDTKTFWKPNVMAFTRNFIKSGLKERPITRDIGWGVRVPVEGYEDKRIYVWFEALIGYVSGARKYSRETGQDDYWKDFYFNPEVKNYYFMGKDNIPFHTIIWPAMLMAMGKYNLPYLVTANEYMNFKGMKFSKSRGIGYTVNEILKLVDRDYLRFYIAFNLPEGGDSDFSLEDLQNRVNTELIDKYGNLVHRITSFVVNSQIAPELNMEIMDESDRTILSQAAEALANFSHHVEAVEIKKALSSWLELVRQSNSYFNDSAPWSLKKTDPVRCSHKLHISLYLIQALSAMAYPFIPSSSASMLTAMGSRKFRENGINWDLTELAGSEFTPVRSDPPFRKLDIIKGNPNFMDLKIGEIVEVKNHPSADRLYIIRVNLGYRSAQVVAGLRQHYSPDQLLGRKIIIVDNLKWSKIRGEESQGMLLAADDGKTVSLLSPMDTAVKPGTPVKIGDYEYNTSGKIDIDKLKEAKLHMEEVDGTRRAVAVLDNEILPLNASGTLFSTYEAVSSGATVR, from the coding sequence TTGAAGATACTTGTCAACTGCGCTCTTCCCTATGCAAACGGTCCACTGCATCCCGGACATATTGCAGGAGCTTACCTTAACGCCGACATTTTTGTCAGGTACCAGAGGATGAGAGGCAACGAGGTACTGTTTGTTTCCGGAAGCGACGAGCACGGAACTCCCATTACAATAACAGCCGAAAAGGAGAAAGTGGATCCCTATGTGATATCCTCAAGATTTCACGAAGAGCACCTGGAAACTTTCAGGAATCTGGACATTAACTTTGACATATTCAGCAGGACCACATATCCGGAACATTCGGAGACAGTGAAGGAATTCTTCATGCATTTCTACCGGAACGGCCTTCTAAAGGAGAGAATGATGGTATCGCCCTTCTGCCCCACGGACGGCAGATTCATGCCGGACAGGTACATCGAAGGGACATGCCCTTACTGCGGTTATACTCAGGCTCGCGGGGATCAGTGCGATAACTGCGGGCGCACACTTGACCCGCAGGAGCTCATTGATCCAAGATGCATACTGCACGGAACAGCCCCGGAGTTCAGGGAAACAAAGCATCTGTTCTTCCAGCTTGAAGAATTCCAGGAAAAGCTCCTTGAATGGCTTGACACAAAGACATTCTGGAAGCCAAATGTGATGGCATTCACAAGGAACTTCATCAAATCCGGCCTGAAGGAAAGGCCCATAACACGTGACATAGGCTGGGGAGTACGCGTTCCGGTTGAGGGATATGAGGACAAGAGGATATACGTGTGGTTTGAGGCACTCATAGGATACGTCTCAGGTGCCCGCAAATATTCCAGGGAAACAGGCCAGGATGATTACTGGAAAGATTTCTACTTCAACCCTGAAGTGAAGAACTATTATTTCATGGGCAAGGACAATATACCGTTCCACACAATAATATGGCCTGCCATGCTCATGGCAATGGGGAAGTACAACCTGCCTTACCTGGTCACGGCTAATGAGTACATGAATTTCAAGGGAATGAAGTTCTCAAAGAGCAGGGGCATAGGTTATACGGTCAATGAGATACTCAAGCTTGTGGACAGGGATTACCTGAGATTCTACATAGCTTTCAACCTTCCTGAGGGAGGTGATTCAGACTTCAGCCTGGAGGATCTTCAGAACAGGGTCAATACCGAACTCATAGACAAGTACGGAAATCTGGTGCACAGGATAACCTCATTTGTTGTGAACAGCCAGATAGCCCCGGAGCTCAACATGGAAATCATGGATGAGTCAGACAGAACAATACTTTCCCAGGCAGCGGAGGCCCTTGCAAACTTCTCGCATCATGTGGAGGCAGTGGAAATCAAGAAGGCGCTTTCAAGCTGGCTGGAACTTGTGCGCCAGAGCAATTCCTACTTCAACGATTCCGCCCCATGGTCCCTGAAGAAGACCGATCCCGTGAGGTGTTCACATAAGCTCCATATTTCGCTGTACCTCATCCAGGCACTTTCTGCCATGGCATACCCCTTCATCCCATCATCCTCCGCCAGCATGCTGACCGCCATGGGATCAAGAAAGTTCAGGGAGAACGGCATTAACTGGGACCTGACAGAACTGGCCGGTTCGGAATTCACTCCAGTCAGATCCGATCCACCTTTCAGGAAGCTGGATATAATCAAGGGCAACCCCAACTTCATGGACCTTAAAATAGGTGAGATAGTTGAAGTGAAGAATCACCCATCAGCAGACAGGCTCTACATAATACGGGTTAACCTTGGATACAGGAGTGCTCAGGTCGTCGCCGGGCTCAGGCAGCATTATTCACCGGATCAGCTCCTGGGTAGAAAGATCATTATCGTTGACAATCTCAAATGGTCAAAGATCAGGGGGGAGGAATCTCAGGGTATGCTTCTTGCAGCGGATGATGGAAAGACGGTATCGCTCCTTTCCCCCATGGACACCGCAGTCAAGCCAGGAACGCCTGTTAAGATTGGGGACTACGAATACAACACTTCCGGAAAGATTGACATTGATAAGCTCAAGGAGGCAAAGCTGCATATGGAAGAGGTGGACGGGACAAGGAGGGCTGTTGCTGTGCTTGATAATGAAATACTGCCGCTGAATGCTTCCGGTACGCTCTTCTCAACATATGAGGCGGTATCATCAGGAGCCACTGTCCGCTGA
- a CDS encoding helix-turn-helix domain-containing protein has protein sequence MSLKDKGAVEALIEVTRSDCLITNYVNTVGAKASVERLRIGEDLTLHHVTVDSDVDMVGSDLRKLSTNVIRVGKNGFWAESRSCSACRFFASSQLVVISTKALTGNKILYRVLLQNPVKLKILEKDLQEAGLNPLILETHLESSEILTEREKEIIKEAYEKGYFDPDRKMSLTEIAKQIDVSPASLSDVLRRGVKKIIKYYLENKL, from the coding sequence GTGTCCCTGAAAGATAAGGGTGCAGTGGAGGCACTGATTGAAGTGACCAGGTCAGACTGTCTCATAACAAACTACGTCAACACCGTTGGTGCAAAGGCCTCGGTTGAAAGACTCCGAATAGGTGAAGACCTTACCTTGCACCATGTAACTGTGGACTCGGACGTGGACATGGTGGGATCAGACCTGAGAAAGCTTTCAACAAACGTCATACGAGTTGGGAAGAATGGTTTCTGGGCTGAGTCTCGAAGCTGTTCGGCCTGCAGGTTTTTCGCCTCCTCACAGCTTGTGGTGATAAGCACCAAGGCACTTACGGGAAATAAGATACTCTACCGTGTTCTCCTTCAGAATCCTGTAAAACTCAAGATCCTTGAAAAGGACCTGCAGGAAGCGGGCCTGAACCCCCTGATCCTTGAAACGCACCTGGAAAGTTCAGAAATCCTGACAGAGAGGGAAAAAGAAATAATCAAGGAAGCTTATGAGAAGGGTTATTTCGATCCGGACAGGAAAATGTCCCTAACAGAGATCGCTAAACAGATTGATGTGTCGCCTGCATCCCTGTCGGATGTCCTTAGAAGAGGCGTAAAGAAAATAATAAAGTATTATCTGGAAAACAAGCTCTGA
- a CDS encoding Mrp/NBP35 family ATP-binding protein, with the protein MPTGTIKMNQPPPQPIIGPPPKSTKYKGVKHTIMVMSGKGGVGKSTISVNLAVSLAKNYKVGLIDADINGPDDPKMLGVSDEKVDVNEEGKILPVKTKYNVDVISMGFLLPTEDTAVIWRGALRHKALQQFLEDVAWGERDFVIMDMPPGTGDEALSVAQIVPDVEGVVVVVTPQDVALLDAKKAINFASQMKLKVLGLVENMSGFVCPHCGETVNIFKKGGGEEAARKYNVPFLGRIPLYTEIVESSDNGVPSVSQSNAIAEAFNKVTENLLNVMEKRSTVR; encoded by the coding sequence ATGCCAACCGGAACAATAAAAATGAACCAGCCACCACCGCAGCCAATAATAGGGCCTCCACCAAAGTCAACGAAATACAAGGGTGTGAAGCATACAATAATGGTGATGAGCGGGAAAGGGGGAGTGGGCAAATCCACAATATCGGTGAATCTGGCTGTTTCCCTGGCCAAAAACTACAAGGTTGGGCTCATTGATGCGGATATAAATGGGCCTGATGATCCAAAAATGCTGGGGGTCTCAGACGAAAAGGTTGATGTCAACGAGGAAGGCAAGATCCTTCCGGTGAAGACTAAATACAATGTCGATGTCATATCCATGGGATTTCTTCTTCCCACAGAAGACACTGCAGTCATATGGAGAGGAGCACTGAGGCACAAGGCACTGCAGCAGTTCCTTGAGGATGTTGCCTGGGGGGAAAGGGACTTTGTCATAATGGATATGCCTCCAGGAACAGGTGACGAGGCACTGAGTGTTGCCCAGATAGTTCCTGATGTTGAAGGTGTCGTTGTGGTTGTGACTCCACAGGATGTTGCCCTGCTGGATGCAAAGAAGGCCATCAACTTCGCCTCACAGATGAAACTGAAGGTTCTGGGGCTAGTGGAGAACATGAGCGGTTTTGTCTGCCCGCACTGCGGCGAAACAGTGAATATCTTCAAGAAAGGAGGAGGGGAAGAGGCTGCCAGAAAATATAACGTACCATTCCTGGGCAGGATTCCCCTGTACACAGAAATAGTTGAGAGCTCCGATAACGGAGTGCCTTCTGTAAGCCAGAGCAACGCCATAGCAGAAGCTTTCAATAAGGTAACAGAGAACCTCCTTAATGTGATGGAAAAACGGTCCACTGTCCGGTAA
- a CDS encoding DUF2080 family transposase-associated protein — protein sequence MKKVQVVEANEITVRNIQAYMEKVVTKFGSGAKVDCPKEFLGKKAYLIIEKDQE from the coding sequence GTGAAGAAGGTTCAGGTTGTTGAGGCCAATGAGATTACTGTAAGAAACATTCAAGCCTATATGGAAAAAGTTGTGACAAAATTCGGATCAGGAGCAAAGGTGGATTGCCCCAAGGAATTCCTGGGAAAGAAGGCCTATCTCATAATTGAAAAAGACCAGGAGTGA
- a CDS encoding HIT family protein, which translates to MYSENCVFCRDVIRDRKASIVYENDSVIAFMDIAPVEPGHVLVVPKDHYVNIMDIDEPVYLEVHRVTRMISPAVVRAVGADAVNIGQNNGACANQRVFHYHVHIIPRFCSRELNWGRKAVEDEELEQMAVLIRNEIADHDGRIPELR; encoded by the coding sequence ATGTACAGTGAAAATTGCGTATTCTGCCGTGATGTTATCAGGGACAGGAAGGCATCCATAGTCTATGAAAATGACAGTGTGATTGCGTTTATGGACATTGCTCCCGTTGAACCCGGACATGTACTGGTTGTTCCCAAGGATCATTATGTGAACATAATGGATATAGATGAACCGGTGTATCTGGAGGTCCACAGGGTTACCAGAATGATTTCACCGGCAGTTGTAAGGGCTGTGGGGGCGGACGCGGTGAACATAGGGCAGAACAATGGCGCCTGTGCGAACCAGAGAGTATTCCACTACCATGTCCACATAATCCCGCGATTCTGCAGCAGGGAACTGAACTGGGGCCGAAAGGCGGTTGAAGATGAGGAACTGGAACAGATGGCAGTCCTCATCAGGAATGAGATAGCAGATCACGATGGCAGGATTCCGGAACTGCGATAA
- a CDS encoding orotate phosphoribosyltransferase-like protein — protein sequence MKSIEELYKRALDLKNKGMSDKEISTELHLSVGTVTWLLSKEFFKESKIQDVRIGWRSIGVTGERINAIASIIADIIEEESGNGDYEVDAILGITINGIPLATMVSYILGRELIVYRPHPNRKEGFFSSNYASVKGKNVVIIDDVVSTGETMKRAIMDTKNEGGTPVLAVVLASKLNGDDIADVKIRSILRTSLVGGM from the coding sequence ATGAAGAGCATAGAAGAGCTATACAAGAGAGCGCTTGACCTGAAAAACAAGGGAATGTCAGATAAGGAAATCTCAACAGAGCTTCACCTTTCAGTGGGAACAGTCACGTGGCTGCTCAGCAAGGAATTTTTCAAGGAATCAAAGATACAGGATGTCAGGATTGGCTGGAGATCCATAGGTGTTACAGGAGAACGTATCAATGCAATTGCCAGCATTATAGCCGACATAATAGAGGAGGAATCCGGAAATGGTGATTATGAAGTGGATGCCATTCTGGGAATCACAATCAACGGCATTCCCCTGGCAACAATGGTGTCCTACATCCTTGGCCGTGAACTCATAGTGTATCGGCCCCACCCCAACAGAAAGGAAGGATTCTTCAGCAGCAACTATGCATCAGTTAAGGGAAAGAATGTTGTCATTATTGACGATGTGGTGAGCACAGGGGAAACCATGAAGAGAGCCATCATGGATACCAAGAATGAAGGCGGTACACCCGTGCTGGCTGTGGTCCTTGCTTCAAAGCTGAACGGTGACGACATTGCCGACGTGAAGATACGTTCAATACTGAGAACCAGCCTTGTTGGTGGAATGTAA
- a CDS encoding MFS transporter has protein sequence MQSMHRSMPWAIYASRGIYGMNWFSIAPGLPYIISGLGMTTVQGGLVATSFYLGIIPFQVLGGVLSSRFGNSIISISGMAILGIFTVLSSGAHNFSVLFAWRFLAGSGSAMFSSPALAFLSSLDSRRDLTMRVGLYNAAFSIGSAFGIVFFTFTDATLGWRMTFLVAGLLALASVPIMAISARGIATSPAPQINDGYRISHSVRGVWRFSLSAAIAVLAEAIIGQVFILYSERHVQLGGYLSGTIVTAFMLVGFIGGIIWGKYFRPSGTRNAMFISTVSILSATFFLIPFLKTFASLLAIISLDGVLTAAILSMTYSRVIESAVDAERVGLALGLNNFLQKVIAFGSPALFILIGVTYGYGISWVFFGAAGIVCLLAYPLERLATQESAPS, from the coding sequence ATGCAGTCGATGCACCGTTCCATGCCATGGGCAATCTATGCCTCACGTGGAATTTACGGAATGAACTGGTTCTCAATCGCCCCGGGCCTTCCGTACATTATCAGTGGCCTTGGCATGACCACTGTTCAGGGCGGTCTTGTGGCCACATCATTCTACCTGGGAATCATTCCATTTCAGGTACTGGGTGGGGTTCTCTCATCCAGATTTGGGAATTCCATCATCTCCATTTCCGGAATGGCCATCCTTGGCATCTTTACAGTGCTGTCATCCGGGGCGCATAATTTCAGCGTTCTGTTTGCTTGGAGATTCCTGGCCGGCTCGGGGTCAGCAATGTTCTCATCGCCTGCGCTGGCATTTCTCTCCTCCCTGGATAGCCGCAGAGATCTCACCATGCGTGTGGGTCTTTACAATGCAGCCTTCAGCATAGGATCTGCATTCGGCATAGTGTTTTTCACTTTCACCGATGCCACCCTGGGATGGAGAATGACCTTTCTCGTGGCAGGTTTGCTTGCCCTTGCATCGGTACCCATCATGGCCATAAGTGCCAGGGGCATTGCCACTTCACCCGCTCCCCAGATAAACGATGGTTACAGGATATCTCATTCTGTAAGGGGAGTGTGGCGTTTCTCCCTCTCGGCGGCCATTGCTGTTCTTGCGGAGGCCATCATAGGGCAGGTATTCATCCTGTACTCCGAAAGGCATGTGCAGCTTGGTGGATATCTTTCCGGGACCATTGTAACTGCCTTCATGCTTGTGGGATTCATTGGCGGCATCATCTGGGGAAAGTACTTCAGGCCATCTGGAACCAGAAATGCCATGTTTATCTCCACTGTATCCATTCTTTCTGCAACGTTCTTCCTGATCCCGTTCCTGAAAACATTTGCTTCCCTCCTTGCCATTATATCCCTGGATGGAGTGCTCACCGCTGCGATTCTGTCAATGACCTACTCGAGAGTGATAGAAAGTGCTGTTGATGCTGAAAGGGTAGGCCTGGCCCTTGGCCTCAACAATTTTCTACAGAAGGTTATTGCTTTCGGATCTCCTGCTCTCTTCATTCTGATTGGTGTGACCTACGGCTACGGAATATCGTGGGTTTTCTTTGGAGCCGCCGGTATCGTTTGTCTGCTTGCATATCCGCTGGAGCGTCTGGCAACTCAGGAATCAGCACCCAGTTAG
- the lysS gene encoding lysine--tRNA ligase, producing MHWADAFVQDLAGHQTVSTGISPSGPIHVGNMREILTGNFIYVASRDRGLETRFIYLCDDMDPLRKVYPFLDRSYSSYVGWPLYKIPTPQGEGTYSEYFLRPFLDTLDTINVKVEVIRTSNLYREGKFAEAIDVVMKNSQQIRRILEDISGRDIEENWSPYNPICESCGRINTTSVTSYRFPYVEYSCRCGHSGQSDVRKDQGKLPWRIEWPAKWKILGVTVEPFGKDHGAPGGSYDTGKAIAEKIFGISAPKPMIYERILLKGKGAMHSSTGIAIPASEMIRVAPPQILRFLIARSQPGRHIDFDPGLGLLNLIDEYERYRDIYFGLEASDDNDAKRIYELSRVREEKPGDVVSFRHLITLIQIYHDDSGLLSALKRGGYTHDSISGDLRAEMEIARSWLDTYGPDQMKFTLLPMDAPVELGQAEKAVIKEFLQTGQSVNWDAESIHNRIHEILRSGNMDPKEGFSIFYRVLIGKTRGPRLGYFLSNLDRDWVMERLKRAVS from the coding sequence ATGCACTGGGCAGATGCGTTCGTCCAGGACCTGGCTGGACATCAGACAGTCTCAACAGGGATATCCCCATCCGGGCCCATACACGTTGGAAACATGAGGGAGATCCTCACCGGGAACTTCATTTACGTTGCATCCAGGGATCGTGGGCTTGAAACCAGGTTCATCTATCTCTGTGATGACATGGACCCCCTGAGGAAGGTCTATCCGTTCCTTGACAGGTCATATTCAAGTTATGTGGGATGGCCTCTTTACAAAATTCCTACCCCTCAGGGGGAAGGAACGTATTCCGAGTATTTTCTCCGTCCATTCCTGGACACGCTTGATACAATCAACGTAAAGGTTGAGGTAATAAGGACTTCAAACCTGTACCGGGAAGGAAAGTTTGCTGAAGCCATTGATGTGGTAATGAAGAATTCCCAGCAGATCCGAAGGATTCTGGAGGATATATCCGGAAGGGACATTGAGGAAAACTGGTCACCGTACAATCCCATCTGCGAAAGCTGCGGAAGGATCAATACAACATCCGTAACATCTTACAGGTTTCCATATGTGGAATACAGCTGCAGGTGCGGCCATTCAGGGCAATCTGATGTGCGAAAGGACCAGGGCAAGCTTCCCTGGAGAATAGAGTGGCCGGCAAAATGGAAAATACTTGGGGTCACTGTGGAGCCGTTCGGAAAGGATCATGGCGCTCCCGGCGGATCCTATGACACGGGAAAGGCCATAGCTGAGAAAATATTCGGCATAAGCGCACCAAAACCCATGATTTACGAGAGAATACTGCTCAAGGGAAAGGGCGCCATGCATTCTTCCACAGGAATAGCCATTCCAGCATCCGAGATGATACGGGTTGCGCCTCCACAGATTCTTCGATTCCTCATAGCCAGATCGCAGCCTGGAAGGCACATAGACTTTGATCCCGGCCTCGGCCTCCTTAACCTCATAGATGAGTACGAACGTTACAGGGACATCTATTTCGGCCTTGAGGCTTCCGATGACAATGATGCAAAGAGGATATACGAGCTGAGCAGGGTCAGGGAGGAAAAGCCCGGCGATGTGGTGAGCTTCAGGCACCTGATCACGCTCATACAGATATACCATGATGACAGCGGTCTCCTGTCTGCCCTGAAGAGGGGGGGATACACCCACGACAGCATTTCCGGTGATCTCAGGGCTGAGATGGAAATAGCAAGATCGTGGCTTGACACCTACGGTCCGGATCAGATGAAATTCACGCTTCTGCCCATGGATGCACCAGTTGAACTTGGCCAGGCTGAGAAGGCGGTCATAAAGGAGTTCCTGCAAACAGGCCAGAGCGTAAATTGGGATGCTGAGTCAATACACAACAGGATACATGAAATACTCAGATCAGGAAATATGGACCCCAAGGAAGGATTCAGCATATTTTACAGGGTGCTCATAGGAAAGACCCGCGGCCCAAGGCTGGGGTATTTCCTTTCAAACCTGGACAGGGACTGGGTAATGGAGAGGCTGAAGAGGGCCGTCTCCTGA
- a CDS encoding protein translocase SEC61 complex subunit gamma, protein MTVDDKLLDVQNKIERKIGGIGKGKYSRILRMAKKPTRDEYIKVVLITGVGIILLGLVGFFIYLIMGVYVPVP, encoded by the coding sequence ATGACCGTGGATGATAAACTCCTTGATGTTCAGAATAAGATAGAGCGTAAGATTGGAGGAATAGGAAAGGGAAAGTACTCCAGAATCCTCAGGATGGCAAAGAAGCCCACCAGGGATGAATATATCAAGGTCGTTCTCATAACGGGTGTGGGAATAATACTGCTCGGGCTCGTGGGATTTTTCATATACCTTATCATGGGAGTCTACGTGCCTGTGCCATAG
- the purM gene encoding phosphoribosylformylglycinamidine cyclo-ligase, translating to MPKSEPQVINRKAVGDFVSSFIRQLKYKREDFKTIGTFGGFTSLIDLGNFAVSLNNDGVGTKTIIAEEAQRYDTIGIDCIAMNVNDAITAGAEPIAMVDYISLREPDAEMAKNLGTGFNVGAQMSNITIVGGETAIVPDLINHIDISGTSLGIVQKSQIINGEKIHDGDLIFALQSSGLHSNGYTTVRKIIKDNELGLMDKFPGDTKKTVDVLLEPTRIYVREILDIMNIVNIKGMANITGGGIKNLTRMKDMKYVISDPIEPQNVFKKLMEMGQLSYEQMYEIFNMGMGYVIVVDPESRIDFMSTLRNRVHFKEIGHVENGSGIEIPSLELNYSGYY from the coding sequence ATGCCTAAAAGCGAGCCTCAGGTAATTAACCGGAAAGCTGTAGGAGATTTTGTTAGCTCATTCATAAGGCAACTGAAATACAAGCGTGAGGATTTCAAGACCATCGGAACGTTCGGTGGATTCACTTCTCTGATAGATCTGGGTAATTTTGCCGTCTCACTCAACAATGACGGTGTGGGTACCAAGACAATCATTGCTGAAGAGGCGCAGAGGTACGACACCATAGGTATTGATTGCATAGCAATGAATGTAAACGATGCCATAACGGCTGGAGCGGAGCCAATTGCAATGGTGGATTATATATCCCTTCGGGAGCCGGATGCAGAAATGGCAAAGAATCTGGGAACAGGCTTCAATGTTGGAGCTCAGATGTCCAACATCACCATTGTTGGAGGCGAAACCGCAATCGTGCCTGACCTCATCAATCATATAGATATTTCCGGGACGTCTCTCGGGATTGTCCAGAAATCGCAAATAATTAATGGAGAGAAAATTCATGACGGGGACCTTATATTCGCTCTTCAGAGCAGCGGTCTTCATTCCAACGGTTACACAACAGTGAGAAAAATAATCAAGGATAATGAGCTTGGTTTAATGGATAAGTTTCCCGGTGATACAAAGAAGACGGTTGATGTTTTGCTGGAACCCACCAGGATATATGTTAGGGAAATTCTGGACATAATGAATATAGTCAATATCAAGGGGATGGCAAACATTACTGGTGGTGGAATAAAGAACCTTACAAGGATGAAAGACATGAAGTACGTCATCTCTGATCCCATAGAGCCCCAGAATGTATTCAAGAAACTCATGGAAATGGGGCAGCTTTCCTACGAACAGATGTATGAAATTTTCAACATGGGTATGGGATATGTAATAGTTGTTGATCCGGAAAGCAGGATTGATTTCATGAGCACCCTCAGGAACAGGGTGCATTTCAAGGAAATTGGTCACGTGGAAAACGGTTCCGGAATAGAAATACCTTCGCTGGAACTGAATTATTCCGGTTACTACTGA
- a CDS encoding DUF99 family protein, with translation MIQINFAKDLRILGVDDGPFVRGVDKVCPIVGVLMRLDGKIENIAADSLSIDGGDVTGKISGLMDMLKIRPSVVMSEGITFAGFNILDPEEFYGRTGVPFLSVRKGKPDIRAMIMAIRKYERDAFIKESTLRKINPDSMNLGGAEITANYAGMTHEDARKLLLRTLGDGILPEPVRLAHIVASTIYGYAHAIEKRDPDS, from the coding sequence TTGATTCAGATTAATTTTGCGAAGGATCTGCGGATTCTCGGGGTGGATGATGGCCCATTTGTCAGAGGGGTGGATAAAGTGTGCCCCATAGTCGGTGTCCTCATGCGCCTTGATGGGAAGATAGAGAATATTGCTGCGGATTCCTTATCAATCGACGGAGGCGATGTTACAGGAAAAATTTCAGGTCTTATGGATATGCTGAAGATCCGGCCCTCTGTTGTAATGTCAGAGGGGATTACATTCGCAGGTTTCAACATCCTGGATCCAGAAGAATTTTACGGAAGGACTGGTGTGCCTTTTCTCTCCGTAAGAAAGGGCAAGCCCGACATAAGGGCAATGATTATGGCCATTCGCAAATATGAGCGTGATGCTTTCATCAAGGAAAGTACTCTGAGAAAAATCAATCCTGATTCCATGAACCTTGGTGGAGCCGAGATTACAGCAAATTATGCAGGAATGACCCATGAAGACGCGAGAAAACTACTTCTGAGAACTTTGGGAGATGGAATCTTACCCGAACCGGTAAGGTTGGCCCACATTGTTGCCTCTACTATCTATGGATATGCTCATGCCATAGAGAAGCGCGATCCCGATTCTTAA